The Klebsiella quasivariicola region GTAGGGCATCAGTGGGCCTGGCTGCCCGACGTCGCCGCCACCATTGCCGCGCTGCTGGCCCGCCGACATGAGCTTGAGCCGTTTGCCCGCTTTCATATGCAGGGCCACTGGGACCCAGACGGCAGCGAAATGAGTCAGGCTATCCAGCGGGTGGTCGCCCGCTATGGCGGCAGGGCGGCAGTGAAATCCTTTCCCTGGCGGCTGGTGAAGCTGGCGGCGCCCTTCAACGCCACTCTGCGCGAAATGGTCGAGATGCACTATCTCTGGCGTCTGCCGGTACGCCTGCGCAACGATAAACTGGTTGATTTTCTGGGCGCGGAGCCGCATACCCCACTCGACAGCGCGGTGCTTCAGACGCTGCAAGGCCTGGGGTGTCTGCCCGCTGGCGAGATAAACACCGAGATGCGCGAGAGCGGATCATAGCCAGGGGTGATATTGTGACTAAATCATAATAACGTCACTCGTTGTCAAACGATAGCGATCGCATTAAGCTAAACGGATGAAGAAAAATACCCCCACCCCTGCAAGCCGTGGTCCCCATGACCACAGCGTTCGGGATCAGATTCTTGACGCGGCCATGGCGCACTTTAGTCGCTATGGCTATGAGAAAACGACGGTCACCGATCTCGCCAAAGCGATAGGCTTTTCCAAAGCCTATATCTATAAATTCTTCGATTCCAAGCAGGCGATTGGCGAGGCGATTTGCGCCAGCCGGCTGGAGAGGATCATGGTGGCTGTCAGCGAGGCCATCGCCGATGCGCCCTCCGCCAGTGAGAAACTGCGCCGCCTGTTCCGGGCGCTGACCGAGGCCGGCAGTGAACTGTTTTTCGAGGATCGCAAACTGTACGACATCGCCGCCGTCGCGGCGCGCGATAAATGGCCTTCAACGGAACAGTATGCCGGTCATCTGCAGCAGCTGATTGGTCAAATCCTTGTCGAAGGCCGCCAGGCGGGTGAGTTCGAGCGCAAAACCCCGCTGGATGAGGCGACCCTGGCGGTCTATATGGTGATGTGTCCTTTCATCAACCCGGTGCAGTTGCAATACAATCTCGACACCGCACCCACCGCGGCGGTGCTGCTTGCCTCCCTGATCCTGAGAAGTCTCTCCCCCTGATTAGTGACCATTGACTTTATTGGTCACTAGTCTGAGAATGCGCTCACCATCCGGTCTTTTCATTAAGGTGACCCATGCTCAGGCTCAACGCCGTCCATTTTGCCGTCTGCTTCCTGCCGCTGGCCCTCGCGGGCTGCGGCGAACCTGCCGATCATGACGACCCCCGCATCCGGCCGCCGCTGGTTCGGGTAGCGACCGTCGAGCGCGCCGAGGCCAGCTCGCGGGCCTTTACCGGCGTGGTGGTGGCCCGAACTCAAAGCGACCTTGGTTTTCGGGTGTCGGGAAAAGTCCTTGAACGGCTGGTGGAGACCGGGCAGAGCGTCAGGCGCGGTCAACTGCTGCTGCGCCTGGATCCGGCTGACTTAACCCTGCAGGCGCAGTCGCAACAGCGGGCCGTGGATGCTGCGCGGGCGCGGGCCAGGAAAGCGGCCAACGATCTGGCCCGCTATCGCGGCCTGGTGGCGAGCGGCGCCGTTTCGGCCGCGGAGTTTGACCAGATTAACG contains the following coding sequences:
- a CDS encoding TetR/AcrR family transcriptional regulator; the encoded protein is MAHFSRYGYEKTTVTDLAKAIGFSKAYIYKFFDSKQAIGEAICASRLERIMVAVSEAIADAPSASEKLRRLFRALTEAGSELFFEDRKLYDIAAVAARDKWPSTEQYAGHLQQLIGQILVEGRQAGEFERKTPLDEATLAVYMVMCPFINPVQLQYNLDTAPTAAVLLASLILRSLSP